One window from the genome of Cyclobacterium amurskyense encodes:
- a CDS encoding 7TM diverse intracellular signaling domain-containing protein codes for MYTLLRRHVWPIVTLILISNSLCLGQRISGAATLKIDDGWNERIYAINQLEFFEDSTNRLTFKEISKERFQQFIKIRSDFSKNNFNTDYTYWVKLSIDNTPESKKKWLLEFYDQSIDHITAFIPDGTGGYTVKEMGDKNPFSQRLFNHKNFQLLLDNNEDGITNFYFKINSSQKADIRIALRSLNRFVHYALSEYFLYGFFYGMILIIAFYNFLIFLAVKEMKYVYYILYLLSVAFYAMSLDGIGFQYFWPNSPGWNAVVNGIFSFSIVLWAVLFTVRFLNTKRKAIAFHYSLWLSLSVKIGLFCLGLFVDNKYFELTYFDSIPFLLILSTSVFLLIKKYQAARFFVMAYGVLFIGISIKVLANYAIIPHNTLVYYSLHFAFLVEMVLLSFALGDRIRLMKEIRDKALKRSLLQYKENISLKEKVNKELESKVSARTAELQTKNKLLETYNSQLQEKDEEIKRINALLDKDNWKLKSSIRASFRARLTQKSLTLSEFREIFPDSSACYRYLEELKWGEGFRCRHCDNSKYGKTPKVFSRRCTKCGYINSVTSGTVFHGIKFPLDKAFYIIYASYITQEKLTLDQLATTLDLRRNTIWAFRKKVQTRIANSEESDPGWEEIVQLEMVDY; via the coding sequence ATGTATACTTTACTGAGAAGACATGTCTGGCCTATAGTAACCTTAATATTGATTTCAAATTCTCTTTGTTTAGGTCAAAGGATTTCTGGTGCAGCCACTTTAAAAATAGATGATGGTTGGAATGAAAGAATTTATGCCATTAATCAACTCGAATTTTTTGAAGACAGCACCAATAGGCTAACTTTTAAAGAAATTAGTAAAGAAAGGTTTCAGCAGTTTATTAAAATTAGATCGGATTTTAGTAAAAATAATTTTAATACCGACTATACCTATTGGGTGAAGCTTTCCATTGATAATACTCCAGAAAGTAAAAAAAAATGGTTACTTGAGTTTTATGACCAAAGTATAGATCATATTACCGCCTTTATTCCTGATGGAACTGGAGGATATACAGTAAAGGAAATGGGAGACAAGAATCCCTTCTCCCAAAGACTTTTTAATCATAAAAATTTCCAATTGCTTCTAGACAATAATGAAGATGGAATTACGAACTTTTATTTTAAAATTAATTCCTCCCAAAAGGCAGATATTCGGATAGCCTTGAGGTCTTTAAACCGATTTGTTCATTATGCCTTGAGTGAATATTTTCTTTATGGATTTTTCTATGGAATGATATTGATTATTGCCTTTTACAATTTTTTGATCTTTCTGGCAGTTAAAGAAATGAAGTATGTCTATTATATACTTTACCTCTTAAGTGTAGCCTTTTATGCTATGAGTTTGGATGGTATTGGTTTTCAATATTTTTGGCCAAACTCCCCAGGATGGAATGCAGTAGTAAATGGCATTTTCAGCTTTTCAATTGTTCTATGGGCTGTTTTATTTACTGTAAGATTTCTAAATACAAAAAGGAAGGCAATTGCCTTTCATTATTCCTTATGGTTGTCATTAAGTGTTAAAATCGGACTTTTCTGTTTGGGTTTGTTTGTAGACAATAAATACTTTGAACTTACCTATTTTGATAGCATACCCTTTTTACTAATATTATCCACCTCTGTTTTTTTGTTAATTAAAAAATACCAGGCCGCTAGATTTTTCGTGATGGCCTATGGGGTTTTATTTATTGGCATAAGTATAAAGGTTTTGGCAAACTATGCCATAATACCCCACAATACACTCGTTTATTACAGTCTTCATTTTGCTTTTTTAGTTGAAATGGTGCTGTTGTCCTTCGCCCTGGGAGATCGGATTAGGTTGATGAAAGAAATCCGAGACAAGGCCCTTAAACGGTCTCTATTACAATACAAGGAGAATATTTCCCTGAAGGAAAAGGTTAACAAGGAGTTGGAGTCTAAAGTGAGTGCAAGGACTGCCGAATTACAGACCAAAAACAAATTGTTGGAAACTTACAATAGCCAACTACAGGAAAAAGATGAAGAAATTAAGCGCATCAATGCCTTACTGGACAAAGACAATTGGAAATTAAAAAGCTCTATAAGAGCTTCGTTTCGTGCAAGGTTAACCCAGAAATCTTTAACTCTTTCAGAATTTAGAGAGATATTCCCTGATTCTTCAGCTTGCTATAGGTATTTAGAAGAGTTAAAATGGGGAGAGGGATTTCGTTGCCGGCATTGTGACAATAGTAAATATGGAAAGACGCCTAAGGTATTTAGCCGTAGATGTACCAAATGCGGTTACATTAATTCAGTGACCTCAGGGACAGTGTTCCATGGTATTAAATTCCCCCTTGACAAAGCTTTCTATATTATCTATGCTTCTTACATTACCCAGGAAAAATTAACCTTGGATCAGCTCGCTACAACTTTAGATTTAAGAAGAAATACCATATGGGCTTTTAGAAAAAAAGTTCAAACAAGAATTGCCAATTCAGAAGAATCCGATCCTGGGTGGGAGGAGATTGTTCAACTTGAAATGGTTGATTATTAA